The following are from one region of the Salvia splendens isolate huo1 unplaced genomic scaffold, SspV2 ctg404, whole genome shotgun sequence genome:
- the LOC121790075 gene encoding uncharacterized protein LOC121790075: MDDFTVYGDTFDQGLNSLNKVLERCRQKDLVQNFEKCHFMVTVEIVLGHVVSSRGIEVDQAKVAVIAKLPYPTNQKKIGDFLGHAGFYRQFIIDFAKIAQPLTRLLQNNVEFEFSNAWKAAFQLLKDRLISSPIIRTPDWSHPFEVMCDARDYAIGAVLGQKINGKSYVIFYASKTLNQAQKNDYTTEKEMLSVVYAFEKFRPYLLCAKVIVYTDHAAIKYLIAKKESKSRLIRWVLLLQEFDWEAVDKKGSENTVANHLSRIMQEDNGEAISDAFLEDHLYLIKSTSSLQWINRAERIDQADRGREIQHRHKEPWFADKANYPVTGELPGNDEATRAQKQKLKSDSRYFYWDDPYLWKLGADQVIRRCTPDWEQDDVLVHCHALACGGHFGPKKTARKVLDNDFYWPSIHKDAYEFSKRCPRWQLTGGISAKDEMPQIPTIVCEILDVWGMNFMGPFPSSESNLHILVAVDYVSNWIGAKATRTCESRTIEALMRKYGIHHRLSTPYHPQSNGQAEVSNKEIKAILEKTANPTRKDWSRRLEDALWAYRTAFKTPIGMSPYWLVLGKMCYFPVGVEHQVFWAIKEMNLNAESGAEERRMQLQELEELRLDAYNSAMWYKREDKMWHYKNLRKKELKVGQKVLLFQSRLKLMPGKLRSRWTGPYTIIAMRANGEIEHQGSEPDSSSFLVNGHREKPYRDGMEVCVVYDIPLLMPNSRR, encoded by the exons atggacgattttaccGTCTATGGGGACACATTTGATCAAGGGCTAAATAGCCTGAACAAAGTGTTGGAAAGGTGCCGGCAAAAGGACTTggttcaaaattttgaaaaatgtcatttcatggtcactgTAGAAATAGTCCTGGGCCATGTGGTGTCAAGCAGAGGGATAGaagtggatcaagccaaagtggcaGTTATAGCAAAACTCCcatacccgacgaatcagaagaAGATCGGGGATTTCTTGGGCCACGCGGGATTTTACAGGCAATTTATCATAGATTTTGCGAAGATAGCCCAGCCCCTGACAAGGCTACTCCAGAACAATGTGGAGTTCGAGTTTTCTAATGCCTGGAAGGCCGCCTTCCAGCTGTTGAAGGACAGACTGATCAGCTCTCCGATCATACGCACCCCCGACTGGAGTCACCCcttcgaggtgatgtgcgatgcaaGAGACTATGCAATAGGGGCGGTCTTGGGTCAAAAGATCAACGGAAAGAGTTATGTTATCTTCTACGCCTCaaagactctaaatcaagcgCAGAAGAATGACTATACGACCGAGAAGGAGATGTTGTCAGTGGTTTATGCCTTCGAGAAGTTCAGACCTTACCTATTGTGTGCAAAGGTGATTGTCTACACAGACCATGCGGCTATCAAATACCTCATAGCAAAGAAAGAGTCAAAGTCGCGCTTGATTAGGTGGGTCCTCCTTCTACAAGAGTTCGACTGGGAGGCGGTCGACAAGAAGGGAAGCGAGAATACAGTGGCTAATCACTTAAGTCGAATCATGCAAGAAGATAATGGGGAAGCCATCTCTGACGCCTTCCTTGAGGATCATTTATACCTGATCAAGTCAACGTCCAGCCTTCAGTGGATCAACCGAGCTGAGAGGATTGATCAAGCTGACCGAGGGAGGGAGATCCAACACAGGCATaaggagccatggtttgcggacAAGGCTAACTATCCGGTGACGGGCGAGTTGCCCGGAAATGATGAAGCCACGAGAGCACAGAAGCAGAAACTCAAAAGCGACTcccgatacttctattgggatgatccATACTTGTGGAAGCTGGGGGCGGATCAAGTCATCCGACGTTGCACACCAGATTGGGAACAAGATGACGTGTTGGTCCACTGCCATGCACTAGCTTGTGGCGGTCACTTCGGGCCAAAGAAGACAGCGAGGAAGGTACTGGACAACGATTTTTACTGGCCCTCCATCCATAAAGACGCATACGAGTTTAGCAAGAGATGCCCCAGATGGCAGCtgactggaggaatttctgcaAAAGATGAGATGCCACAGATCCCCACAATAGTATGCGAAATATTGGATGTGTGGGGAATGAACTTCATGGGACCCTTCCCATCTTCTGAAAGCAATCTCCATATTCTGGTGgcagtggactatgtgtccaatTGGATAGGGGCGAAGGCGACGAGGACGTGTGAGTCCAG GACCATCGAAGCTTTGATGAGGAAATATGGCATACACCACCGACTGTCCACACCTTACCACCCGCAGTCAAATGGCCAGGCTGAAGTGTCGAACAAAGAGATCAAGGCGATCTTGGAGAAGACAGCAAACCCCACGAGGAAAGATTGGAGCCGTCGACTGGAAGACGCGCTTTGGGCTTACAGGACCGCTTTCAAGACGCCGATCGGAATGTCCCCTTACTGGCTGGTATTAGGGAAGATGTGCTATTTTCCTGTGGGAGTCGAGCATCAAGTATTCTGGGCGATCAAAGAGATGAATCTGAATGCCGAGTCTGGTGCTGAAGAAAGGAGAATGCAGCTGCAAGAGCTTGAGGAGCTCCGCCTTGACGCTTACaactctgccatgtggtataaaaGAGAAGACAAAATGTGGCATTACAAGAACCTTCGCAAGAAGGAGCTCAAGGTGGGCCAGAAGGTGCTGCTATTCCAGTCAaggctcaagttgatgcctgggaagctgaGGTCAAGGTGGACAGGCCCCTATACCATCATCGCCATGCGAGCGAATGGAGAGATCGAACACCAAGGAAGCGAACCTGATTCTTCTTCCTTTCTGGTGAATGGGCATAGGGAAAAGCCATACAGAGATGGAATGGAGGTGTGTGTGGTGTACGACATTCCACTGCTCATGCCTAACTCTCGCCGGTAG
- the LOC121790076 gene encoding uncharacterized protein LOC121790076, giving the protein MSLGELRGNEWKIPSMVQQPGRENISEVSLRSGKIYQSPSPPAVSLVSMLGPSHQEEEESSGVDQARGRDKGKAKMEGETLGESQGEEAEKVKPYPYRGMVTRKKDATIDVASMFKEIEVKVPLLMALKMPPISKFIKDYLAGKVNEDGRMITEENVSAVIQRSDLPSKKTDPEMFTLPISIGDIQVEHAMCDLGASINVLPYAIYKKLGEAKLVNTDIVIQLADRSCIHLEGILEDVIVKVNNFLYPADFFVIKMTEPAAKESSGVLLGRPFLSTASTIIDVRNGMKSLDFNGEAMKRPSDSENVYSVDVTEPLVQEYLEEEFLHRQFADSLWMKKLREKSQNGMKP; this is encoded by the coding sequence ATGTCGCTGGGAGAGCTAAGAGGGAACGAATGGAAAATCCCTTCCATGGTGCAGCAGCCTGGGCGTGAGAATATAAGCGAAGTCTCCCTGAGGTCGGGGAAGATATACCAGAGCCCCAGCCCACCTGCGGTTTCCCTAGTGTCTATGCTTGGACCAAGccaccaagaagaagaagagtccAGTGGAGTTGATCAAGCCAGAGGAAGAGATAAAGGGAAAGCGAAAATGGAAGGCGAGACCCTAGGAGAAAGTCAAGGAGAAGAAGCTGAGAAGGTCAAGCCGTATCCATACCGCGGAATGGTGACCAGGAAGAAAGACGCCACAATCGATGTGGCCAGTATGTTCAAAGAGATAGAAGTCAAGGTGCCACTCCTGATGGCGTTGAAGATGCCCCCGATCAGCAAGTTTATCAAAGACTACCTGGCAGGGAAGGTCAATGAAGATGGGAGAATGATCACAGAAGAGAATGTCTCTGCAGTGATCCAGAGGAGCGACCTTCCCTCAAAGAAAACCGACCCAGAGATGTTCACACTCCCGATTTCGATCGGAGATATTCAAGTGGAACACGCCATGTGCGATTTAGGGGCATCTATCAACGTTCTGCCGTATGCTATTTACAAAAAGCTGGGAGAGGCTAAGCTGGTCAACACCGACATCGTGATACAGCTAGCCGACAGATCTTGCATTCACCTGGAAGGAATTCTGGAAGATGTAATCGTGAAGGTAAACAACTTTTTGTACCCAGCTGACTTCTTCGTCATCAAGATGACAGAGCCAGCAGCGAAGGAGTCCAGTGGAGTCCTGTTGGGAAGACCGTTCCTGTCGACAGCCAGTACTATAATAGACGTTCGTAATGGGATGAAAAGCTTGGATTTCAACGGAGAAGCGATGAAGCGGCCGTCAGACAGTGAAAATGTGTATTCAGTGGACGTGACTGAGCCGCTAGTGCAGGAGTATCTGGAGGAGGAATTCTTGCATAGACAGTTCGCAGATTCACTGTGGATGAAGAAATTGAGAGAGAAGTCGCAGAATGGTATGAAGCCATGA